A stretch of DNA from Rutidosis leptorrhynchoides isolate AG116_Rl617_1_P2 unplaced genomic scaffold, CSIRO_AGI_Rlap_v1 contig343, whole genome shotgun sequence:
ATGAAGAAATTGGAAACTTGGTTAAAATGTATCAAAAGATTTTAGCATGCATAAAGAAAGAAAGTACCATATAAGCCTCCAAAATGCGATCGGAGTGATGAGGACGTATAAAATCATCTTCCATGGCGTGGCCAAACAATGCCGGGACAAAACAAGACTGTGCCACCTATTATTATGAGGAAAGGAAAAGGTTTACATTCTCCTGTTGTAAAAAATCATCAAACATAACTTACcggtaaagcataaattgaagtaAACCTTAATGGTGTTAAGGTCCATTATATCAAACTTGGCCTTTTTCTGGATAGTCTTTCGCATATATTGGATGGCAAGCTTCACCTAAAACCAAAAAATTGAAGTTCAGCTTCAAATGGAAAATATGAAACCCAGAGGATAGTATTTTTCAGTGAGAGAAAAATAATGCTATGAAAGAAAAGATTTCCTTACAGTGAACTTGGGTAAACGGAATTTGTAAGTATCTACAAGTTCCATCATCAGTTCAACCAAATCTGAGAAAGGACTGTCAAGAACCATCCCTGCAATTGAAGGATCTTCAGCTCCATACATTAGGCTGTCATGAAAAAATAAGAGAGAAAAAAGGTCTCAGTCAAGCTAAATAAGGCTAAGGAAAGAAGCCAATAGAAGAAAAGTACCTAGTGACAGCGCCCATGGACCGCCCCCACAAACCAATTAAAGAGACGTTCCCATCTGTCCGCAAATACTCAACAACAGCCTTCAGATCATCTTTCTGAAAACAGTACAACAAAAGTTAGACAGTCTTTTAAACATTCAATCTTCTTATAAATCTACTTTGTGGAATAATTTTCAGATAATAATATTGAGAAAAAAATCCACTCAGTCACTGAGCCACCCACCTCATTCCATCCTAACGTGACATGCTCCCCTTCAGAAAGTCCAGAACCAGAGAAGTCGAGGGCAAAAACAGTAATGTTTGAAGGAAGCAAAATTATAGCAGCTTCACTAGCATCGGCCCTGCAGCCACTGTAAAATACGAGTGTACCAATCAGTAGAGATAACAATGTAAAAGCAAAGTATAACCCTTAAGTGAAAAGCTTCGAGAAAGTTATGGCCCCAATAAACTAGCACTCCTCTGTTACCTGTTTCCATGGCAGTAAACTACGCATGGTAAAGGTTTATCTTCCGGACTCACAATGGGCACATAATGGCTACACTTAAGAACATCATCTCGACTGTTTTTCACCTGCGATTTTTTTATAAATAAGAACTGATGTGAGGCTACATAATTAACAGTATACTCAAGTTTCTAAACTGGCATCTTCAAAGCATCATTAACTACAAAAATAACGGTAGAGATGAATATAATCACCTCTATATCCTTTCTTTTGTACCActttcctctaagcatgaattCATCTTCCAACAAATCATGTTTTGGGTTGTAGTCAGCCCTGCAAACGCAAGAGGCGTATCATAATCTCATAAAAGACATAGCATTGATAATTCTAAACAGGAAAACCAGAATAATGAATACTGAAGTATCTTAGGATGCCTGGCCTACTTTTTTAGCTTCTTTTTAAGCTTATTGCTCAAGTAAAAGTTTCAATATCTGAAATTCGGACTAGAGTCAGAAACACTGAAAATGACATGGTCCACATAACTAAAGCCTTTCCTAAAGCTTGGACTGGATAGCTCCCAAGTTTGTTCACAACCGCTCCTCATCCAACTAACAACGCCAAGttcattcatttctatcatttcaGTATCAAGTGAATAACAAAGAAAAAGTTACCCAAGGCTCACATCACCACCAACTCCCAAAACTATTGAATTCAAAATGCAAAGCTAAATAAACAGTAATGGAAAATCACAAATAACTTCAATGGAGTAACATCGATCAAACAGATCCCTTGAAGTTTGGCATCCGTCACAAAGGGGAAAAGTCACTCAAGGCCAAAATCATATCTCCAAATGTGCGAATCAAAAGAGAACTATCAAGATGCGAAACTGTTAAATCAAGAATAAACTTTTTCCAAAAGTTAACATTTGAGTACACAAATATATACATCAGATCGTCATAAGGAATAAAATAATTTCAAGTCAGCAAAGAACGATCTCAAGTTCTCATATCATCATTCACCTAAATCAAGCTTTTGTAAGATTGAAAACTCAAATCTTTCAGTCTATATTATGCCTGTATCTTTTTTCTACAACAACAAGATGGCAACTTTAACTGAGTCTTAACATGGGATTTCAAAATACTTCCAAACCCAGATAACCCAAGATTCAACAAATCCAGGGAACCAAACAAGACCGAAAAAAGTAAACCCTTTTAAGAAATTGGAATACCTGGGTGGTCGAATTATAAAGTTGACAAGCTGTTCCATGGATTCAGCTATCCAAACAGTATCTCTGATCTCTCTCTCCTTAACCTCTTTGAACAAACACCAATTTCAAAAAAGATGAGAGCCTAAAAATAGAAAGTTTTCGGGATGATGAGAGAATCTTCAGACAACAAAAGGATAATAGAGAAGAGCAGAAGAATAAAAGGGTCTTCGTGAATACTTTTGTTTTTTATGTTTGACGCTGTTTTTGTGTTATTGGTTTGCCATTTGTGTGTTCCTTTCCTTACGAACAAAAAATTTACAGAAGCATTCCATTTTGCTGTCTGCTTTCTTCTTCTTCACACGTGTGAACCGTGGCGTCTCACACGTGCTTTGTGTAAATGTAGGAGTGATCGTGTGGCAGAGGGTTTCACACGTGTGTAGGCCGATTCCTACATGGGCTGGAGCCCAGTTTGAAATCTAGCTCAAACCGGACATGGCCGGTTCGTAAAGTCGACTTTTGAAAGAATTGGCATTATCATCGGTTTGATTCTTTCGGTTCAAAATCGGTTCATGCGAAATTTTTATGTCATAGATTATGAACCTACTTGGTTCAAATTCAACGAAAAATTTGACCCAAACaacttcaaagttttgatctccgtTTTGTTCCGACCACGAAATGAATGCTAATGGTTCCCATATGTATTGATAGTCAGGTCATGAGAGGCTGACCAAATACAATTGAATATGAGTTTTCATATTCAAACAGAAAGATTGATGATGTGAAGTGACATCCAACATCATAGCTAATGGTTCTCCACTTTTATTATCATGTTTTCCCAACAAGAAATCAACAACTCAAAGCATGTGTTCTTATATTTCCGTTTTTGTCGTCGTCGAAATAATAGTTTCATTACTAAATAATTCTAATAGTCTCACTCAGTCATGCTTTTTTTTTTAATGTCTAGGTACATCCCATTATTACTGGATTTTCGAAATGTTTTACACATTTCGACTTCTCAAACATCTTACGTCGCTAGTTCTATTATTGGCTTCATGTCTCCCACTAATGTACCAAATATATGTTTGGGTTTTAAAGAATGTGTGATCCACCATGGTAGTGTGTGACTCATCAATCATATAAAATTAACGGATAAATTTTGTTGGTTAAAATTTTGCATGGAGTTAATTCAACTACATATatatgattttttatttttttatttctacaACTCAAATCTAATACTTCTACTTCTAATTATTAAGCTTTAATGGTATTTTTTGACAGCGTAGCTACCGTTGATAATAAGTTAATTAAGAGAAAACGGCAAAATATATTAGTCATAAAATAAGGTGAGCCATAGTAGTCAGGTAGTCACCTCATTTGGACTAAAGATATTAACATCTAATTGTATTTTTGGACTTACTTAACTGCCAGTTTTAAAAAACGTAAGTTCATTTTTTCCCATGATTACTTCTAATTGCTAATTGATTTGGCTCCTCTAAGTTGAGTGAGTCTAATAGCATACTTAAACCGAGTTGCacttaaatttttaaaatttgaccACATCAAATCAatccatttttattttatttttaaatgaaCCGAATTTGTATTAATCCAAATCATGAAGAGCTACATCAAATAAGCTAGATGGCAAATCACCTTGCCAATTTCTTAAAGAGTGAGCAATACCGTGAGCAAGGTTGTTGCCATCCGGCCTAATCCGTTTTTCCATATTGTTGTCATTTCTAGGTCCATTACATTTCAAGAACCTGCTCTCTGTCTTGTACTTGTCTTTGTGTTTTGTAATGTTGGTAAAAATATTGTCTTTGATAATGATATGTCACTTTGGCTCCTCATGTCTTTGAAAGTTTCTCTAGACTGACCAGCTGGTGTAAAATGTCTGACACTCTTTTAACTTAAGACCATCCAAAATCTGACATCACTGTTTTTCCCCCAAACAAAATCTAGCAGTATTTGGATTATACATTGTCGAGTAGTATATTTTTTAGAAGGTAACttctatttaattaattaattattatatttttaaaaaataattgATTGCGATTATAAATTGAAAAAAGTGTCTTAAACATTAAATTAATACCAAAACATAAAGTAAAGACTTTTGGAAATTTTCTCACATGAGACGGGTAATCTATAGTTAACGTTTAGATATCATCATTTTTTAATGCGAACCTCTATCATGTTTTATGAAAATCTTGATTTAATCCGGTTTATGAAAATCTTGAGTTAAACTATGATGGATCGGACAAGCTCCAGGCCGGTGAAGGTTGTCCGGACCGGAAAGCAAACTTGTAACATCGTCATGGTCATTAATGTTGCTGTCCAAGTTTTTTATATCACACATTCTGGTATTATGGCTTGTGATTACTTGGATTCTATACTATTTATGCAAATTTTTATCTAGCTCTTTGTTTGATAGGCCAGGTTTATTTTTTGTGAGCTGTTTGCTTATTAGGCAAGGAATCTCCAATTGGAAATACAGATTCTTAGCTCTTCTCTCATGAATACCTAGAATGGGGCAAGGAATAAAGGTAATTGCTTACTTTATAATTATATTGATGACAACATTTAATATATTCGAAATTTGTAGTACTTTATTTTTTTAATCATCAATCTCTTACACAGAcactaaatatacatatatattgagtTAGTTTTTGTTATTTGTAGGAGCATCTTCAATTGAGGTTAATTTTAATTGTTTCTAATAATTTGAGTCCCAGAAAGACCATGGCTTTAGGAACTCCGAAATCAGCAGCAATTCTTCTGTTGATTCTCAATCTTGGTCTTTACTTCATCGTAACAATGATTGCTTCGTGGGCTATAAATTATGGAATCAATAGATCTCATGAACATGGTAAGTAAGCTTTTTAATTCGTCTATAAATCAAATGAAGATGACTATGGTCGATCTAATCTTGTTGGCTACGTTATTGAAAGTTGATTTGGTTCGTGCTTGCAGTTTTATCGACTCCTGCTCAGATATTCCCGATATTCTACCCAATAGGAAACACGGCGACAGGATTTGTCGTCATATTCACTCTCATCGCAGGTGTCGTGGGAATGACGACTTCAATCACTGGACTTGTCAATGTGCTTGAATGGAATGCTCCTAATTTACATGCTGCTTCATTCTCTTCACTTACTACTTGGGCAATCACTCTACTCGCAATGGGgtgaattatttttatttatatatgacTGATTGATTTTTGGTTTCTTATTTCGGATATATAATTATTCAAAGAATTCAGTGACGTGACTAATTAAAATGACATTTTCAATGTAGATTGGCATGCAAGGAAATTGATCTCGGCTATAATGATGCAAACCTGGTAAATTAATGATACTtgtgtgtgttttgatgcaaaataaaatgagctatatata
This window harbors:
- the LOC139883042 gene encoding membrane protein PM19L-like, encoding MALGTPKSAAILLLILNLGLYFIVTMIASWAINYGINRSHEHVLSTPAQIFPIFYPIGNTATGFVVIFTLIAGVVGMTTSITGLVNVLEWNAPNLHAASFSSLTTWAITLLAMGLACKEIDLGYNDANLRTLEVMMVIVGATQMFCIGAIYTGVREIDAHHRILGF